A single genomic interval of Cucumis sativus cultivar 9930 chromosome 5, Cucumber_9930_V3, whole genome shotgun sequence harbors:
- the LOC101218538 gene encoding mitogen-activated protein kinase kinase kinase 1 — MNRLPQFFSPRNKRKPMDPRKIPGKPKLGRLNAAKNIDYDAPSSSSSLEDSSGSLYTRSMENPDPSSFRIKGLDGEVDLICRTLGLAGPDDFAIPMEAWEARKVRSSSELLPRSRLYPMDTSPKTEEISEDKEDKEIQDELCRRVKDSVRISVDLSKTKTEFAELNERRMATATGCSSRSGINGARPPLLKPPPSMRLPNFDNAYSTWDILKGFAPLVEDEHQEEVGERVEPLVEVEGEGEGNTVRPVENASLIGSWGSFTTSNDDDSSSSTTEPANISPNMRVNPIITSWVLGRLLGRGSFGSVYEAISEDGTFFALKEVSLLDEDSQGRQSIYQLQQEIALLSEFEHENIVQYYGTHSDGSKLYIFLELVSQGSLMSLYQRTSLMDSIVSAYTRQILSGLKYLHERNVIHRDIKCANILVDVNGSVKLADFGLAKATKLNDVKSCKGTAYWMAPEVVNGKGQGYGLPADIWSLGCTVLEMLTRKLPYSEFESHMQALFRIGKGKPPAVPESLPKDAQDFILQCLQVNPKDRPTAADLLNHSFVKRPVSSLSGLASPYNRPGRRI, encoded by the exons ATGAATCGTCTCCCTCAGTTTTTCTCTCCtaggaacaaaagaaaacccatGGATCCCAGGAAAATTCCAGGGAAACCCAAGCTTGGCCGACTTAATGCGGCCAAGAATATTGATTATGATGCTCCTTCCTCGTCTTCTTCGCTCGAAGATTCTTCTGGGTCTCTTTACACTCGTTCCATGGAAAACCCCGATCCCTCCAGTTTTCGGATTAAAGGGCTTGACGGTGAAGTTGATCTCATATGTCGGACCCTAGGGCTAGCTGGCCCTGACGACTTTGCTATTCCGATGGAGGCTTGGGAGGCTAGAAAGGTTCGTTCATCTTCCGAGCTTCTACCGAGGTCGAGGCTGTATCCTATGGATACCTCTCCGAAGACAGAGGAGATTAGTGAGGATAAGGAAGATAAAGAAATTCAAGATGAATTATGTCGGAGGGTTAAGGATTCAGTTCGAATTAGCGTCGACCTTTCCAAGACAAAGACCGAATTTGCAGAGTTGAATGAACGCCGGATGGCTACTGCTACTGGATGTAGTTCGAGAAGTGGAATCAATGGTGCCCGGCCTCCTTTACTTAAGCCGCCGCCGTCCATGCGGCTACCAAATTTTGATAATGCTTACTCTACTTGGGACATTTTGAAAGGTTTTGCTCCATTAGTTGAGGATGAACATCAAGAGGAAGTAGGAGAACGTGTGGAACCTTTAGTTGAAgtagaaggagaaggagaaggaaatACAGTAAGGCCTGTGGAGAACGCATCGCTCATAGGGTCTTGGGGTTCCTTCACGACATCGAATGATGATGATTCTTCAAGCAGTACTACGGAGCCTGCAAATATTTCACCCAATATGAGAGTTAATCCCATTATCACATCCTGGGTTTTAGGCAGGCTTCTTGGGCGCGGTTCATTTGGATCAGTATACGAAGCAATTTCAGA gGATGGGACATTTTTTGCACTCAAAGAAGTTTCACTGCTCGATGAAGATAGTCAGGGAAGACAAAGTATCTATCAACTTCAGCAG GAGATAGCTCTTCTAAGTGAGTTTGAGCATGAGAACATAGTTCAGTACTATGGCACACATTCG GATGGGTCAAAACTATATATCTTCCTCGAGCTTGTATCTCAAGGCTCCCTTATGAGTCTATATCAGAGGACAAGCCTTATGGATTCCATTGTTTCTGCCTACACAAGGCAGATCCTATCGGGTTTAAAGTATCTTCACGAGCGAAATGTGATTCACAG GGATATTAAATGTGCTAATATATTGGTGGACGTGAATGGATCTGTGAAGCTTGCAGATTTTGGTTTGGCAAAG GCAACAAAATTGAACGATGTTAAATCTTGTAAGGGAACTGCGTATTGGATGGCACCTGAG GTGGTTAATGGGAAGGGTCAAGGATATGGTCTACCTGCCGATATCTGGAGCCTTGGGTGCACAGTATTGGAAATGTTAACCCGAAAGCTTCCATATTCAGAATTTGAATCT CATATGCAGGCACTATTTAGGATCGGAAAAGGCAAACCGCCTGCAGTTCCTGAGTC